The following coding sequences lie in one Phragmites australis chromosome 8, lpPhrAust1.1, whole genome shotgun sequence genomic window:
- the LOC133926479 gene encoding ferredoxin-thioredoxin reductase catalytic chain, chloroplastic — MPDLDIFMTICHSTPPLSTGSRRRRSTSSLLHHTLSASSPSPSILGPPLSAPHLFGLDHSFSAFPRSVPLRPTTTITSSSCTSAGGHRPAMISTIATTVGSGGLPVRPSSTSPRGRPRRCAVRAQAAGADASDGKSVEIMRKFSEQYARRSDTFFCADKSVTAVVIKGLADHKDQLGAPLCPCRHYDDKAAEAAQGFWNCPCVPMRERKECHCMLFLTPDNDFAGKDQAITLEEIKDATSKI, encoded by the exons ATGCCAGACCTAGATATTTTCATGACCATTTGTCACAGCACTCCTCCTCTATCCAcaggcagccgccgccgccgctccacctcttctctcctccatcACACGCTGTCAGCGAGCTCTCCAAGCCCCTCAATACTCGGCCCTCCTCTCTCTGCTCCCCATCTCTTCGGCTTGGATCATTCGTTCTCCGCCTTTCCTCGCTCCGTTCCCCTCCGCCCAACCACCAcgatcacctcctcctcctgtacATCGGCGGGCGGGCACCGGCCGGCGATGATATCCACCATCGCCACCACCGTCGGGAGCGGGGGGCTCCCCGTCCGCCCATCATCGACGTCGCCCAGAGGACGTCCCCGCAGATGTGCCGTCCGAGCTCAAG CCGCAGGAGCGGATGCCTCCGACGGCAAGTCAGTGGAGATCATGCGCAAATTCTCCGAGCAGTACGCCCGCCGCTCCGACACCTTCTTCTGCGCCGACAAGTCCGTTACCGCCGTCGTCATCAAG GGACTTGCTGATCACAAGGATCAACTCGGAGCTCCTCTATGCCCTTGTAG GCATTATGATGACAAAGCTGCTGAGGCAGCACAAGGATTTTGGAACTGCCCATGCGTTCCCATGCGCGAGAG GAAGGAATGCCATTGTATGCTTTTTCTTACTCCCGACAATGATTTTGCTGGAAAGGACCAG GCTATTACCTTGGAGGAGATCAAAGACGCAACATCAAAGATCTAA